A region from the Actinoplanes sp. OR16 genome encodes:
- a CDS encoding MFS transporter, which translates to MTDSTHERPTGGGLLVLYLALGGLAFACLQSLVSPALSTIGHELGASTADTSWVVTAYLLSASVLTPILGRLGDMIGKRKVLIGVLAALAAGTLVAALAPNLTVLIVARVLQGASGAILPLSLGMVRDELPRKRVPGMVAVLSAISGIGAGIGIVAAGPIVEHLSWHWLFWLPLALVVIALFGAFFGMKESPVRTPGKLDWIGAIVLSIALVGLLMGISKGQTWGWDDAKTIGLLAVGVVGLLAFVLIELRVPEALVDIRLMRNRAVWATDLVALVMGFAMFGAFLVIPMLLQLPSALGYGFGKPVSQIGLYLLPTVIGLIVFGVVAGVLVRKFGPKPPMVLGATLVTVAFAIPAIAHDQIWHLLLSGSLTGAGIGLSFAAMSNAIIEAVPATQTGQATSVNAIARTIGSSIGTAVIAAIISAKVSPQGIPTDDAFTIAFWTCSGIAVLAIVAALLVPSARRRHEQSVAAGVDDLPPEPVELHLPHRQHA; encoded by the coding sequence ATGACTGATTCAACCCACGAGCGCCCCACCGGTGGTGGACTACTCGTGCTCTACCTGGCGCTCGGCGGTCTCGCCTTCGCCTGCCTCCAGTCGCTGGTCTCGCCGGCGCTGTCCACGATCGGCCACGAGCTCGGCGCCAGCACCGCCGACACCAGCTGGGTCGTCACCGCGTACCTGCTGTCGGCCTCGGTCCTCACCCCGATACTCGGCCGCCTCGGCGACATGATCGGCAAGCGCAAGGTCCTCATCGGCGTGCTCGCCGCGCTGGCCGCCGGCACCCTGGTGGCCGCGCTCGCCCCGAACCTCACCGTGCTCATCGTGGCCCGCGTGCTGCAGGGCGCGTCCGGCGCCATCCTGCCGCTGTCGCTCGGCATGGTCCGCGACGAGCTGCCCCGCAAGCGCGTCCCCGGCATGGTCGCCGTCCTCTCCGCGATCAGCGGCATCGGCGCCGGCATCGGCATCGTCGCGGCCGGCCCGATCGTCGAGCACCTCTCCTGGCACTGGCTGTTCTGGCTGCCCCTGGCGCTCGTCGTGATCGCCCTGTTCGGCGCGTTCTTCGGCATGAAGGAATCCCCGGTACGCACCCCCGGCAAGCTGGACTGGATCGGCGCCATCGTCCTGTCGATCGCGCTCGTCGGCCTGCTCATGGGTATCAGCAAGGGCCAGACCTGGGGCTGGGACGACGCCAAGACGATCGGCCTGCTCGCGGTCGGCGTCGTCGGCCTGCTCGCCTTCGTGCTGATCGAGCTGCGCGTCCCCGAGGCGCTCGTCGACATCCGCCTCATGCGCAACCGTGCCGTCTGGGCCACCGACCTGGTCGCCCTGGTCATGGGCTTCGCGATGTTCGGCGCGTTCCTGGTCATCCCGATGCTGCTGCAGCTGCCGTCCGCGCTCGGCTACGGCTTCGGCAAGCCGGTCTCGCAGATCGGCCTCTACCTGCTGCCCACCGTCATCGGCCTGATCGTCTTCGGTGTGGTCGCCGGCGTCCTGGTCCGCAAGTTCGGCCCGAAGCCGCCCATGGTCCTCGGCGCCACCCTGGTCACCGTCGCCTTCGCGATCCCGGCCATCGCCCACGACCAGATCTGGCACCTGCTGCTCTCCGGTTCGCTGACCGGCGCCGGCATCGGCCTGTCCTTCGCGGCCATGTCCAACGCCATCATCGAGGCGGTCCCGGCCACCCAGACCGGCCAGGCGACCAGCGTGAACGCGATCGCCCGGACCATCGGCAGCAGCATCGGCACCGCCGTCATCGCCGCGATCATCAGCGCCAAGGTCAGCCCGCAGGGCATCCCCACCGACGACGCCTTCACCATCGCCTTCTGGACCTGCTCCGGCATCGCCGTCCTGGCCATCGTCGCGGCCCTGCTCGTACCGTCGGCCCGCCGCCGCCACGAGCAGTCGGTGGCCGCCGGTGTCGACGACCTGCCGCCCGAGCCGGTCGAGCTGCACCTCCCGCACCGCCAGCACGCCTGA
- a CDS encoding Dps family protein, whose translation MARKNDSAINYTVPGLKPDAAGEVVSTLQDRLNALNDLALTLKHVHWNVVGPTFIAVHTMLDPQVDGVRDMVDAVAERIATLGGSPTGTPGALVAQRTWDDYSIGRADAEAHLAALDLVYAGVIQDHRAAIEKTEELDPVTEDLLVGQAGVLEQYHWFIRAHLERPDGTLKTVGALTEKTAARKAGGSPVVKAAARKTKR comes from the coding sequence ATGGCACGCAAGAACGACTCCGCGATCAATTACACGGTTCCGGGCCTCAAGCCGGACGCTGCCGGCGAGGTCGTGTCGACGCTCCAGGACCGCCTCAACGCTCTCAACGACCTCGCGCTGACCCTCAAACACGTCCACTGGAACGTGGTCGGCCCCACTTTCATCGCCGTGCACACCATGCTGGACCCGCAGGTCGACGGCGTCCGGGACATGGTCGACGCCGTCGCCGAGCGGATCGCCACGCTGGGCGGCTCCCCCACCGGCACGCCGGGCGCGCTGGTCGCCCAGCGCACCTGGGACGACTACTCGATCGGCCGCGCCGACGCCGAGGCGCACCTAGCCGCGTTGGACCTCGTCTACGCCGGCGTCATCCAGGACCACCGGGCCGCCATCGAGAAGACCGAGGAACTCGACCCGGTCACCGAGGACCTGCTGGTCGGCCAGGCGGGCGTGCTGGAGCAGTACCACTGGTTCATCCGCGCCCACCTCGAGCGCCCGGACGGCACCCTCAAGACGGTCGGCGCCCTCACCGAGAAGACGGCGGCTCGCAAGGCGGGCGGCAGCCCCGTCGTGAAGGCGGCGGCCCGCAAGACCAAGCGCTGA